The DNA sequence ATTGGTCATCCAGCGGGCACCATTGGTCGCCCGGCACTCTCCAACGCATAGGGCCCGGAACAATCGGGCCTTGCCTGGAGGTGCACATGGCAACCGATCCGAAAACCCAACATTATCCCAGCCAGATTCAACCCGATCCCATGCCGCGACGCGAAGACACCGGCTTCCATCCGCCCAAGCCTGGAGAGGAGCGGATGTGGCCTGCGCAGGACGATGAACCGGAAAGTGCCGAAGAGATCGACAAGCCGCTTGCGCAGCCTGATGAGCCGACGCCCCTGTCCGATGACCACCGATAACTGAACGGCTCCATTGAGCCTTCAACGGCCCAATGCTTGCTGCAGTGGACTGGCCCCTGGCTTGCATTGGCTTACTGGCGGTTATTCATCAGAAGCGTCAGTGGAGGTGTACATGTCTTTGAATAAAACACTGTTGGCATTGGCTGTAGGCGCACTTCTGTCGGCATCAACAGTCTTGATTCCCGACACCGTTTCCGATTTTTCGAGTGTGTATGCCAAAGAGGGTGGTGGTGGTGGTGGTGGTGGTGGTGGTGGTGGTCATGGTGGCGGTGGTCATGGTGGTGGTGGTCATGGTGGCGGGGGGAGTGGCGGTGGTCACGGCGGTAGTGGCAGCGGCGGTGGTCACGGCGGTAGCGGCAGTGGTGGAGGTCATGGCAGTGGCTCAGGCCATGGCGGCAGTGGTCATGGCGAGGGGCATGCCGGCGAGGGCGGTGCTGGGCATGCGTCGGGTCACCATGGCAATCATGCAGAGCCCGGCGACGATCATGGTGTCCATGCAGGCGGTGAGCCTGGCGACGATCATGGTGTCCATGCAGGCGGTGAGCCTGGTGACGATCATGGTGTTCATGTAGGTGGTGAGCCTGGTGATGACCATGGCAACCATAGAAGCGGCGAATCGGGCGATGACAAAGGCGGTGCCTGAACGGTCGCCCTGGCTGGAGCATTCGCACAAAGCCAAGGACTGGTTTTGTGCGCCCGAATTACGAAAGCCGTTGTTGAATTCCTCCCCGTTTCCGGGGAATTTCCCCGATTTCTCCCAAGGATGGGCTCCCTTCACCCCAATGATCGGCAGATTGATGGCACGAGCCATTGATGAATGACTTGGGTGTGCCGTGCAGTACGTAGTCAATGACGTAGAGTTTTGCGTTGATCATGGATCGCCAGTCCCTCCTTGTGATGATCAAGTGATCGTTGCGTTCGGAAAAATTCAGTCGGATTGGCTGAAGGTCATTCCCGACGCCTGAAGGCCAGCGCGTTGGGCGTCGACTGCAAGGCAATGGAAGATGCCGGGGCCTTGTACATTGCCTGGCAACACAACCGAAGGGTTGCTGGACGGTCTGGGCGCGCGTCTGCTCAGGCTGGTCGACGAAAAGAACATCAAACGCGTGATGATCGATAGCCTCGGCTCCTTGAACCGCATTGCCAACAACCCAGGCCGGCTGAACGAGTTCTTCAGTGTCTTGATGGGCGAGTTGCGTGCCCGCGGTGTAACGGTATTTGCGACCTGGGAGATGCGTGACATTTTTGGCTCGGAGATCAATGCGCCGGCCCCGGAACTGTCGGGCATTGTCGATAACATCCTGTTGATGCGTTTTGTCGAGCTGCAATCTGAACTTAAACGGGTTCTGTCGATTCTTAAGGTAAGGGACAGCCTTTATGACCCTTCGCTGGTGGAAATCGTCATCGGCAATCACGGAATCGAACTGAAGAAGGCCTTTGAACATGCAACGGCAGTCATGTCAGGTACCGCCGAAACGACTCCTGATCCTTGACGCCAGGTTTCGGGTTTGTTTGCTATGACAACCATCCTGATAGTCGACGATGAGTATCTGATCGCGGATATTCTCGGCTATGCGCTGGAAGATGAGGGTTACCTGGTGGCCAAGGCCAGTAATGGCAAAAAAGGCCTGGAGGCGCTTGAACAGTCCAAACCTTCGCTGGTCATTACCGATTACATGATGCCGGTGATGAACGGCGTCGAATTCGCCAAGGCGGTTCGAGAGGAGGTAGGGGATGTGCGACTGCCGATCATTCTCATGAGTGGTGCCCAGGCCAACATCGGTCGATTGAGCCCGGACTTGTTCACAGCCGTCTTCGACAAACCCTTCGACATTGCCAAACTGGTCGCCAAGGTGCAGGAACTGATAGAGCCGGGCACGTATCCAGCAACTGGATCGAGGCCGGCGCCCACGCAGTTTCATGAGCAAGATGCATCACCGCGCTCCAATTCCACGGAGCGCGCAGAAGACGGGCCGGAAAGCGGCCCACTGCCGAAGGATCCTTACTGAAGATTGTCACCTTTTTCCGGCGCTGGCGTGCCGGCCTGAATACGCTTGAAGATCTCCTCGCGATGGACCTGCACGTCTTTGGGCGCGTCGATACCGATCCGCACTTGCATCCCTTTGACACCGAGGATGGTGATCTTGATGTCATCATTGATGATGATGCTTTCGCCAACCTTGCGGGTAAGTATCAGCATGATTTCTCCTTGATTGCCTGAAAAGCCCGTCCAGCTGCCCCTTTTCGCAGTGTAGTCGCAAAGGGCTGGGCGGTGCCGGGTGAATCCACCGGGTGTATCCACCTGTAACCTTCATTAAAGACGCATCCTGGAATATTTAATTCCCGCTGGCATTAAATGGGGTGAATACGTGATGGCAGCGTTGCAGTGTGGCACGACGACCGCCTGGGACAAAATCGATCTTCGTCGTGTCATGTCCATTGCCTGTCTACAGCGCGTCGTGTCAGAGCCTTCCGATTTTGCACAAGTGGACGATATCGGAGAATTCCGATGAAAATTCGGAAAGGTCCGGTATTGCGAGTCGACTGATTTACGAATAATGCGCCGTGCAGGTAGGTGGTGGCATTTTGCCTCGATCCCTGTTGTTGAACATATTTCAGCCTGGATTCGGCTGGTTGCGGCAGGCATCGGACGCCAATGCTCGGGTCTGGACTGCGGTTCGCTCCAGTCCAGCGACATGGCCAGTCACTTTGGGCACCTCAATTGATGTGTCGCAGTGAGGTTCACATGTACAAAGCGATGATCGTGGATGACCACCCCTTTATTCGTGCAAGTGTCAAAATGCTGCTCCTTCAGGAGCGATTCGAGATTGTGGCCGAGGCCGATAACGGCGTGGATGCCGTGCGTCTGGCCCGCGAGTGCCTGCCGGACATCCTCATACTGGATATCGCCATACCCTTGATCGACGGGCTGGAGGTCATTACCCGCATCAAGGCTTCGCAACGGCCGATGAAAATCGTGGTCCTGACCTCCCAGGCGGCTGAATACTTTTCATTGCGCTGCATGAAGCTCGGTGCCTCGGGGTACGTGTCCAAGACCGACGACCTCAACGAGTTGAGCAAGGCGCTGATGGCGATCATGTCCGGCTACAGCTATTTCCCTGATGTGCCGTTCAGTTCAGTGCGCCGCCTCGATTGCGAGGCCAGCGAAGCGCAATGCATCGCGTCCTTGACCGATCGCGAACTCTTGATCCTTCAGCAGCTGGCCCGAGGCCTGAGCAACAAGGCCATTGGCGAAGCCATGCTCTTGAGCAACAAAACCGTCAGTACCTACAAGACGCGCTTGATCGAAAAATTGCGGGTTCAGTCGCTGGTGGGCCTGGCCGATCTGGCCAAGCGCAATGCGTTGATCTGACCCGGCCGTGTTCTCTTACTTACAACATCGTGGCTGCTGGTGGCTATTGCTGTGTCACTGGCTGTGGCTGGTTCCCTTGAATGCGGGTGAGGAGTCGCCACGCCTGTTCGGTCGTTCATCGCTGGATAACCCGCAGATCGTACTGAGCGACGATGATCGTCAGTGGCTGTGGGCGCAACGCACGCTGCGACTGGGGGTGAGCCAACCGGACTATCCTCCCTTCGATATCACGGGCACTGGCCGTGAATACGAAGGCATCAGTGCCGACTACAGTGGCCTGGTCGCACAATTGCTCAATTTGCGGATCGAGGTTCAGCGCTATGGCTCCAGGCTTGAGGCGATAGCGGCGCTCAAGGCAGGGGAGATCGACCTGCTCGGCACTTCCAGCGGCCTGGAAGCGGCTACCCACGAACTGGCGCTGTCCGATTCCTACGCCGAAGATCGGCCGTTGCTGGTGACCCGAGGCGATGATGATGGGGCGCTCGACCCGGGGTTACCCGGCAAGCGCCTGGCCATGCTCGAGAATTACCGGTTGGCCAGCACCGTGCACCGGTTGTATCCCAACGCTGAACTGGTGACCTTCGCCTCGACCCTCAGTGCCCTGGGCGCAGTGGCCTTCGGTCAGGCCGATCTGTACCTTGGCAATGCCCTGGGGGCGCATTATCTGGCGAGCAAGAGTCATCTGGATAATGTCCGGTTGGCGCAATTCGCGCCGTTGCCGATGAACCATTTCGGTTTTGCCGTGGCGAGCCACAACCGGCAGCTGTTGGCATTGGTCAACGCGGCGTTGCAGGCGATACCCGCCCATGAAGGCAAGAACATACTGCGGCGCTGGAGCGTCGGCGGCGTGAGTATTCCCGTGCGTCAACGCTTGCAGCTCAGCGCTGCGGAACAGCGCTGGCTGGAGCGCAATCCCCGGGTCAGGGTGGTCATCGACGATGCGTTTCTGCCGGTCAGTTATCGGGATTCCCAAGGTCGTTTTCGCGGAATCAGTGCCGACGTACTGGCCAAGGTCGCGCTCAAGACCGGCTTGAGCTTCGACGTGATCAATGGCGGCTCGATCGAGCAGATGATCCAGCAGGTCAGGCGGGGGGAAGCCGACGTGCTGGCGGCCTTGCCACCCAGCCAGGAGCGTCGGGAACAGTTGAGTTTCACCAGGGCCTATTTGAGCAACAGCCTGGTGCTGGTAACTGCCGATGCGCCAGGCAGCCCCGTGAGCCTGGAGCAACTGGCGGGCAAGACCCTTGTGCTGATCCATGGCAGTTACCTCAGCGACTTTCTGCGCGAGCGTTATCCGCACATCAAGGTGATCTACGCCCGCAACTCCAGCAATGCGCTGGCAAAGGTGGCCAAGGGCAAGGCGAGCGCAGCGGTGGTCAGCCTGATTGGTGGCCGCTATATGATCTCGCGCCAGTACCGCGGTCGATTGCGAATAGGCGCGCCTTTGCCGGTGCAGCCTGCCAACTTCGCCTTTGCCACCGATCGTGGTGCCCACGAGCTGCTTTCGATCCTGAACAAGGCCTTGCTCAGCATCGTGCCGCAAGAAATGGATGAGCTGACCAATCGCTGGCGCAGCGAGGTGATCATCGCTGACAGCTACTGGCAGACCTGGCGCTGGCTGATCCTCCAGGGCTTTGCCATCGCCGGCCTCCTGCTGCTGGTCGCCCTGTTCTGGATCCGTGCGTTGCGACGACTGGTCCGCGCCCGTGAAAGAACGCAGCGGGCCCTGACCGACCAGCTCGAGTTCATGCGGGTGATGATCGACGGTACGCCGCACCCGATCTACGTGCGTGACTGCGATGGCCTTCTGCAGACCTGCAATTTGAGTTACCTGCAGGCCCTGGGGGTGACGCGCGAAACAGTGATCGGTCAGCCGGTTCCGGTCGAGGTGCTGGGTGAGGAGCAGGCGCAGGCCTACCATCAGGCGTACATGAGCGTGATGGCAGAGGGCAAGCCGGTGATCGAGGATCGGCTGCTGACCCTGGCCAATGGCAAGCAGTTGACCCTTTACCACTGGATGTTGCCGTATCGTGGCAGTGATGGCGCGGTCGCCGGCCTGATTGCCGGCTGGATCGACATTTCCGAACGCCAGCGGCTGTACGATGCATTGCAGATTGCCAAGGACGACGCCGAGGCGGCGAACCGGGCCAAGACCACCTTCCTGGCAACGATGAGCCATGAGATCCGCACGCCGATGAATGCACTGCTGGGCATGCTCGAACTGGCGCTGCGCAAAGCCGAGCAGGGCGTGCTCGACCGGATGGCGATCGAGGTCGCATCCGGTGCGGCACGCAGCTTGCTGGAGTTGGTCGGCGATATTCTCGATATCACCCGTATCGAGTCCGGTCATCTGGCGCTGGCACCCCAGCGCGCTTTTCTGCGCAAAGAGGTGGGATCGACGGTGCGCATGTTCGAGGGGCAGGCGCGGCACAAGCATCTGCACTTGATACTCGACGCCGGCGACGGGGCTGATATCGGCGTGATGCTCGATCCATTGCGGTTCAAGCAGATTCTCTCCA is a window from the Pseudomonas sp. LS1212 genome containing:
- the csrA gene encoding carbon storage regulator CsrA; this encodes MLILTRKVGESIIINDDIKITILGVKGMQVRIGIDAPKDVQVHREEIFKRIQAGTPAPEKGDNLQ
- a CDS encoding response regulator transcription factor, which encodes MYKAMIVDDHPFIRASVKMLLLQERFEIVAEADNGVDAVRLARECLPDILILDIAIPLIDGLEVITRIKASQRPMKIVVLTSQAAEYFSLRCMKLGASGYVSKTDDLNELSKALMAIMSGYSYFPDVPFSSVRRLDCEASEAQCIASLTDRELLILQQLARGLSNKAIGEAMLLSNKTVSTYKTRLIEKLRVQSLVGLADLAKRNALI
- a CDS encoding transporter substrate-binding domain-containing protein, producing the protein MNAGEESPRLFGRSSLDNPQIVLSDDDRQWLWAQRTLRLGVSQPDYPPFDITGTGREYEGISADYSGLVAQLLNLRIEVQRYGSRLEAIAALKAGEIDLLGTSSGLEAATHELALSDSYAEDRPLLVTRGDDDGALDPGLPGKRLAMLENYRLASTVHRLYPNAELVTFASTLSALGAVAFGQADLYLGNALGAHYLASKSHLDNVRLAQFAPLPMNHFGFAVASHNRQLLALVNAALQAIPAHEGKNILRRWSVGGVSIPVRQRLQLSAAEQRWLERNPRVRVVIDDAFLPVSYRDSQGRFRGISADVLAKVALKTGLSFDVINGGSIEQMIQQVRRGEADVLAALPPSQERREQLSFTRAYLSNSLVLVTADAPGSPVSLEQLAGKTLVLIHGSYLSDFLRERYPHIKVIYARNSSNALAKVAKGKASAAVVSLIGGRYMISRQYRGRLRIGAPLPVQPANFAFATDRGAHELLSILNKALLSIVPQEMDELTNRWRSEVIIADSYWQTWRWLILQGFAIAGLLLLVALFWIRALRRLVRARERTQRALTDQLEFMRVMIDGTPHPIYVRDCDGLLQTCNLSYLQALGVTRETVIGQPVPVEVLGEEQAQAYHQAYMSVMAEGKPVIEDRLLTLANGKQLTLYHWMLPYRGSDGAVAGLIAGWIDISERQRLYDALQIAKDDAEAANRAKTTFLATMSHEIRTPMNALLGMLELALRKAEQGVLDRMAIEVASGAARSLLELVGDILDITRIESGHLALAPQRAFLRKEVGSTVRMFEGQARHKHLHLILDAGDGADIGVMLDPLRFKQILSNLISNAIKFTHEGEVRVRLGFDLQGEHVAVHLTVEDTGVGIPPADLSSLGSPFRQASNNQQSARSGTGLGLSISRTLCAMMGGQMTLNSTLGAGTVVEVRLHLPQAQPEEPAGPQSPLEPRRAALPLNILVVDDYPANRLLLHQQLSYLGHRVTLAKDGHEGLRGWLREHFDVVITDCNMPGLDGYALARCIREDERRKRKPACLLLGSTANAQVDERRRCLQAGMDDCLFKPLELGDLAERLHRVTPAKGSKAVLEAQVMGDGFDLSSLRQLTGGDVASVKVLLRDLQKSNHEDLQRLELLQRETDLGGLADLVHRVKGGARIIKARHLLHACEQLENACARSSTVDQIDPSVDALRQAMESLGGSLEQFCQG